The bacterium DNA window GCGCCTCGCGGACGTGGATCTCGTGGGCCCGACGGTTGAAGATCCCGAGGTCCAGCGCCAGCAACACCAGCACGAACCCGATGAAGCCGGCCCAGAGCGCCGGCGTCCCGACCGAAATCCCCTCCATGTGCACCTCGCGTTGGTCCGCCCCCCGCCGCGGCAACCGCGCCGCCGGCGGGCCGGTACCCAAGATAGGGCCGGGGCGCCCGGCGGGAAACGGCGATCTTCCCCTTCGCGCGGACCCGGTCAGGGCACGAGCAGGATTTTCGTCGACGTCGATCCGCCGCGTCCGGTCATTTCGGCCACGTAGGAGCCGGCGGCGGCCCGGCGCCCCCCGGCGTCGCAGCCGTCCCAGCGCAACGCGTGCGTCCCGGCGCCCAGTTCTCCTTCCAGCAGGACCCGCACGAGCCGGCCGGCGAGATCGTGGACGGTCAGACGAACGCGCTCGGGGCGGTCGAGCCGCCAGCGCAGCGTCGTGGAGGGATTGGCCGGGTTGGGCGAGGCGAGCAACACCGCCGCCGCTGCGGGCGCGGGCTCGTCGACCGCGGTGGCCGCCGTGAACTCGTAGCAGCCCATGTCGACCTGCGCCCCTTGGCGCCGGACGCGCCCGGCGAGGTCGAACTCCGGCAACCAGCTCGACGCCGACGCGACGTCCCCCGCGTCGCGGCAGGGGGACGCAGCGCTCGGGTCGCCGGGGCCGTGGACGGCGGGCCGGAACAGCGGGTCCAGGTCCAGGCCGCCGAGCCCCTCGCCGTAGCCCTGGACGTCGCTGTACCGGATCTGGCAGGCCCGCGGTTCGAGGATCTGGTAGAGGTCGTGGTGGTTGGTCGCGTTGCCCCAGACCACGCAGCCGACGTAACGGGGGCGGCTGTGGTAGTGGTCGACGCCGCCGGCGGTGCGGTCGAAGACCTCCGGGTTGAGCACGCGGTTGCCGATCACCGTGACGTGCACCAGGCGGGGGGAGCAGAGTCCGGCGAACACCGCGCCGGCGCGGCTCCAGGCGACATTGTCGTGCAGCAGCGAGTTGACGAGCAGCGGCGCCGCGCCGTAGTGCACGGCCAGCGCGCCGCCGCGGTCGGCGCAGTTGTGGCGCAGGACGCAGCCGGAAACCTCGAGCCGCGAGCGGCCCACCACGCGCAGCGCGCCGCCGGCGCCGTCGAAGCCTTGCCCGCCCACGCGAGCCGCCCCGTCATCGAGGCCGAGGCCTGGCACCGCCTTGGCGTACTCCAGGACGCAGCCGCGCAGGAACGACGGCGGGTTCGCGGCCGGGACGTTCAGCAACGTGATCCCGTTCCAGCAGCCGACGGTGTCCTGGCTCGTGTCGAAGGCGCCGGGATCGGCGGCGGTCCAGACGACGGGCAGCAACGGCGTGCCGTGCGCCTGCAGGGCGCCGTCGCGCACCACCAGGCCGAAGTAGCCGGCGAAGCGGACCGTCACGCCGGCAGCGACGGTCAGCACGGCGCCGTCGCGCACCGTCACGTCCGCGGCGACCAGGATCGAGGCGGCGTCCCAGAGCGTGTCCGCGACGATGTCGCCGCCGACGGTCAGCGAGGCGTCGCGCGCGGGCGGGGGCGCGATCGCCGGCGCGGCGGCCCGCCCCGCGCGGACGTCGACGACTGCCGGCACGACGCGCGAACCGTACAGCGGCGCGTTCTGCGGCCGGAAATCGCCGTGCTCGGGATCGCGCAGTCCCGGGTCGAGTCCGAGGATGTTGTTGTGCGGTGCCGAACC harbors:
- a CDS encoding FlgD immunoglobulin-like domain containing protein; this translates as MIPTPWDDAGSAPHNNILGLDPGLRDPEHGDFRPQNAPLYGSRVVPAVVDVRAGRAAAPAIAPPPARDASLTVGGDIVADTLWDAASILVAADVTVRDGAVLTVAAGVTVRFAGYFGLVVRDGALQAHGTPLLPVVWTAADPGAFDTSQDTVGCWNGITLLNVPAANPPSFLRGCVLEYAKAVPGLGLDDGAARVGGQGFDGAGGALRVVGRSRLEVSGCVLRHNCADRGGALAVHYGAAPLLVNSLLHDNVAWSRAGAVFAGLCSPRLVHVTVIGNRVLNPEVFDRTAGGVDHYHSRPRYVGCVVWGNATNHHDLYQILEPRACQIRYSDVQGYGEGLGGLDLDPLFRPAVHGPGDPSAASPCRDAGDVASASSWLPEFDLAGRVRRQGAQVDMGCYEFTAATAVDEPAPAAAAVLLASPNPANPSTTLRWRLDRPERVRLTVHDLAGRLVRVLLEGELGAGTHALRWDGCDAGGRRAAAGSYVAEMTGRGGSTSTKILLVP